The Pseudomonas eucalypticola genome has a window encoding:
- a CDS encoding sulfurtransferase, which translates to MPIAQLITPQQLAAQLEQPSLVVLDCRFALEDPDYGQRSYAEGHIAGAHFADLERDLSGRVVKGVTGRHPLPEPGRLLERFQHWGINADSTVVLYDDGPGAFAARAWWLLAWLGKRDGVAILDGGLKAWHAAGLPLSLDAPGNTVGHLHGKPDASLLVTARQLQERLGQAELTLLDARALPRFRGDLEPIDPVAGHIPGAQCAAFTDNLGADGRFLPPQALKERFAATLAGRPVESLVAYCGSGVTACHNLFALCLAGYPLAPLYAGSWSEWITDPQRPLATGD; encoded by the coding sequence ATGCCCATCGCGCAATTGATCACCCCCCAGCAACTGGCTGCGCAACTCGAGCAACCTTCGCTGGTGGTACTGGATTGTCGTTTTGCCCTTGAGGACCCCGACTACGGGCAGCGCAGCTATGCCGAAGGGCATATTGCCGGCGCTCATTTCGCGGACCTGGAACGTGACCTCAGTGGCCGGGTGGTCAAGGGGGTGACCGGGCGCCATCCGCTTCCCGAACCGGGGCGGCTGCTGGAGCGTTTCCAGCATTGGGGTATCAATGCCGATAGCACCGTAGTGCTGTACGACGACGGCCCCGGCGCTTTCGCCGCGCGCGCCTGGTGGTTGCTGGCTTGGCTGGGCAAGCGTGACGGGGTCGCTATTCTCGATGGCGGCCTGAAGGCCTGGCACGCTGCCGGCTTGCCGCTGAGCCTCGACGCGCCGGGCAACACCGTCGGCCATTTGCATGGCAAGCCGGACGCCAGCCTGCTGGTTACCGCCCGCCAGTTGCAGGAACGCCTGGGCCAGGCCGAGCTGACGTTGCTCGACGCCCGGGCGTTGCCGCGTTTCCGCGGTGACCTTGAACCTATCGATCCGGTAGCGGGGCACATTCCTGGTGCCCAGTGCGCGGCGTTCACCGACAACCTCGGGGCCGACGGTCGCTTCCTGCCCCCGCAGGCACTCAAGGAGCGCTTCGCCGCGACGTTGGCCGGGCGACCGGTGGAATCACTGGTAGCCTATTGCGGGTCCGGGGTGACGGCGTGCCATAACCTGTTCGCCCTGTGCCTGGCCGGTTACCCGCTGGCGCCGCTGTATGCCGGGTCCTGGAGCGAGTGGATCACCGACCCTCAGCGGCCCCTGGCCACCGGCGACTGA
- the coaD gene encoding pantetheine-phosphate adenylyltransferase codes for MNRVLYPGTFDPITKGHGDLVERASRLFDHVVIAVAASPKKNPLFPLEQRVELAREVTKHLPNVEVVGFSTLLAHFAKEQGANVLLRGLRAVSDFEYEFQLANMNRQLAPDVESLFLTPSERYSFISSTLVREIAALGGDITKFVHPAVAEALTQRFKK; via the coding sequence ATGAACCGAGTGTTGTACCCAGGTACCTTCGACCCCATCACCAAGGGTCACGGCGATCTGGTCGAACGCGCCTCGCGCCTGTTCGACCACGTGGTCATTGCGGTGGCTGCCAGCCCCAAGAAAAACCCGCTGTTCCCTCTGGAACAACGGGTCGAACTGGCGCGCGAGGTCACCAAGCATCTGCCCAACGTCGAGGTGGTCGGCTTTTCCACGCTGCTGGCGCATTTCGCCAAGGAGCAGGGAGCCAATGTATTGCTGCGTGGCCTGCGCGCCGTCTCGGACTTCGAATACGAGTTCCAGCTGGCCAACATGAACCGCCAACTGGCCCCGGACGTGGAGAGCCTGTTCCTCACCCCATCGGAGCGCTATTCGTTCATTTCCTCGACGCTGGTCAGGGAAATAGCGGCCCTGGGCGGCGATATCACCAAGTTCGTGCACCCTGCGGTCGCCGAAGCCCTGACCCAGCGCTTCAAGAAGTAA
- a CDS encoding M16 family metallopeptidase, giving the protein MNKRIQPRRALLGTALMAALLAGQALADTASAPAQPLDKLQTLKEMDGKAPSHRMMDIQTWQTAAGSKVMFVEARQLPMFDLRLTFAAGSSQDQKSPGIALLTNAMLNEGVAGKNVEAIAQGFEGLGADFGNGAYRDMAVASLRSLSASDKREPALKLFAEVVGKPTFPADSMARIKNQLLASFQYQKQNPGKLAGNELFSRLYGDHPYAHPSDGDAKSIAAINAQQLRGFHDRAYAAGNAVIAIVGDLSRDEAAKIAEQVSSALPKGPALPHMPDPQAPKAGLTHIEFPSKQTTMLLAELGIQRDDPDYAALSLGNQILGGGTFGTRLMSEVREKRGLTYGIYSGFTPMQARGPFSISLQTRAELSEGTLGLVQDILRDYLKNGPTQEELDNAKRELAGSFPLSTASNASIVGQLGAIGFYNLPLSFLEDFMQQSQSLTVDQVKAALNRHLDADKLVIVTAGPTVPQKPLPPPTDKPQEQPMGVPEH; this is encoded by the coding sequence ATGAATAAGCGCATTCAACCCCGCCGAGCCCTGCTGGGCACCGCGCTGATGGCGGCGCTGCTGGCCGGCCAGGCCCTGGCCGACACCGCCAGCGCCCCTGCCCAGCCGCTGGACAAGTTGCAGACCCTGAAGGAGATGGACGGCAAGGCGCCCAGCCACCGGATGATGGACATCCAGACCTGGCAGACCGCCGCCGGCTCCAAGGTGATGTTCGTCGAGGCCCGGCAGTTGCCCATGTTCGACCTGCGCCTGACCTTCGCAGCGGGCAGCAGCCAGGACCAGAAGAGCCCCGGCATCGCCCTGCTTACCAACGCCATGCTCAACGAAGGCGTGGCCGGCAAGAACGTCGAGGCCATCGCCCAGGGCTTCGAAGGCCTGGGCGCCGACTTCGGCAATGGCGCCTACCGCGACATGGCCGTGGCCTCGCTGCGCAGCCTGAGCGCCAGCGACAAGCGCGAACCGGCGCTCAAGCTGTTCGCCGAGGTGGTGGGCAAGCCGACCTTCCCCGCCGACTCTATGGCACGCATCAAGAACCAGTTGCTGGCCAGCTTCCAGTACCAGAAGCAGAACCCTGGCAAACTGGCGGGCAATGAGCTGTTCAGCCGCCTCTACGGCGACCATCCGTACGCGCACCCCAGCGACGGCGACGCCAAGTCCATCGCCGCCATCAATGCGCAGCAACTGCGGGGCTTCCATGACCGCGCTTACGCGGCAGGCAACGCGGTGATCGCCATCGTCGGCGACCTGTCCCGGGACGAAGCGGCAAAAATTGCCGAACAGGTGTCCTCGGCGCTGCCCAAGGGCCCGGCGCTGCCACACATGCCTGACCCACAGGCACCGAAGGCCGGCCTGACCCATATCGAATTTCCCTCCAAGCAGACCACCATGCTGCTCGCCGAACTGGGCATTCAGCGTGACGACCCGGACTACGCCGCCCTGTCGCTGGGCAACCAGATCCTCGGTGGCGGTACCTTCGGTACCCGCCTGATGAGCGAAGTACGCGAGAAGCGCGGCCTCACCTACGGTATCTACTCGGGCTTCACCCCGATGCAGGCCCGCGGCCCCTTCTCGATCAGCCTGCAGACCCGCGCCGAACTCAGCGAGGGCACCCTGGGGCTGGTGCAGGACATCCTGCGCGACTACCTGAAAAACGGCCCTACCCAGGAGGAACTGGACAACGCCAAGCGTGAACTGGCCGGTAGTTTCCCGCTTTCCACCGCCAGCAACGCGAGCATCGTTGGGCAATTGGGGGCCATTGGCTTCTATAATCTGCCCCTGAGCTTTCTGGAAGACTTCATGCAGCAGTCGCAGAGCCTGACGGTCGACCAGGTGAAGGCGGCACTCAACCGCCACCTGGATGCCGACAAGCTGGTGATCGTCACCGCCGGCCCCACCGTGCCCCAGAAGCCATTGCCACCCCCTACAGACAAACCCCAGGAACAACCCATGGGCGTTCCGGAGCATTAA
- a CDS encoding M16 family metallopeptidase, giving the protein MNALARRAAGLLLSSVCLPFAALAADPQPTTEFTLDNGLKVVVREDHRAPVVVSQIWYKVGSSYETPGQTGLSHALEHMMFKGSEKLGPGEASRVLRDLGAEENAFTSDDYTAFYQVLAKDRLPVAMELEADRMATLKLPADEFSREIEVIKEERRMRTDDKPSAKAFELFKAMAYPASGYHTPTIGWMADLDRMKIEELRDWYKAWYVPNNATLVVVGDVTPDQVKALAQRFFAGIARRATPPSKIPLELAEPGERQITVHVKTELPSVVYGFNVPGLATATNPRDAQALRLISALLDGGYSARLSTQLERGEELVTGASASYNPFTRGDSLFMLSGTPNTQKKKTLADVEKGFWRLLDELKTKPPTAEELERVRAQVIAGLVYERDSISSQATTIGQLETVGLSWKLMDTELDDIKSVTPQDIQNAARTYFTRSRLSVAHVLPEESAHE; this is encoded by the coding sequence ATGAATGCTCTAGCCCGCCGTGCCGCCGGCCTGCTGCTCAGCTCGGTTTGTCTGCCTTTTGCAGCCCTCGCCGCCGATCCCCAACCCACCACCGAATTCACCCTGGACAACGGCCTGAAGGTCGTGGTGCGCGAAGACCACCGCGCGCCGGTGGTGGTTTCGCAGATCTGGTACAAGGTCGGCTCCAGCTACGAAACCCCGGGCCAGACCGGCCTGTCCCACGCCCTGGAGCACATGATGTTCAAGGGCAGCGAGAAACTCGGTCCCGGCGAAGCCTCGCGAGTGCTGCGCGACCTGGGCGCCGAGGAAAACGCTTTTACCAGCGACGACTACACCGCCTTCTACCAGGTGCTGGCCAAAGACCGCCTGCCCGTGGCCATGGAGCTGGAAGCCGACCGCATGGCCACCCTGAAACTGCCGGCCGACGAGTTCAGCCGCGAGATCGAGGTGATCAAGGAAGAGCGGCGCATGCGCACCGACGACAAACCCAGCGCCAAGGCCTTCGAGCTGTTCAAGGCCATGGCCTACCCGGCCAGCGGCTACCACACGCCGACCATTGGCTGGATGGCTGACCTGGACCGCATGAAGATCGAAGAGCTGCGCGACTGGTACAAGGCCTGGTACGTGCCCAACAACGCCACCCTGGTCGTGGTGGGCGACGTCACCCCCGACCAGGTCAAGGCGCTGGCCCAGCGTTTCTTCGCCGGCATCGCGCGGCGTGCCACCCCACCGAGCAAGATCCCGCTGGAACTGGCCGAGCCGGGCGAGCGGCAGATCACCGTGCACGTGAAAACCGAACTGCCCAGCGTGGTCTACGGCTTCAACGTGCCTGGCCTGGCCACTGCCACCAACCCCCGCGATGCCCAGGCCCTGCGCCTGATCTCGGCGCTGCTTGACGGCGGTTACAGCGCGCGCCTGTCTACGCAGCTGGAGCGCGGCGAAGAACTGGTCACCGGCGCCTCCGCCAGCTACAACCCGTTCACCCGTGGCGACAGCCTGTTCATGCTCTCGGGCACGCCGAACACCCAGAAGAAAAAGACCCTGGCCGACGTCGAGAAAGGCTTCTGGCGCCTGCTGGACGAACTCAAGACCAAGCCACCCACCGCAGAAGAGCTGGAACGCGTGCGTGCCCAGGTCATCGCCGGGCTGGTCTACGAACGCGACTCCATCAGCAGCCAGGCCACCACCATCGGCCAACTGGAAACCGTGGGCCTGTCCTGGAAGCTGATGGACACCGAACTGGATGACATCAAGAGCGTCACCCCCCAGGACATCCAGAACGCCGCCCGCACCTATTTCACCCGGTCGCGCCTGAGCGTCGCCCACGTATTGCCAGAGGAATCGGCGCATGAATAA
- a CDS encoding YfhL family 4Fe-4S dicluster ferredoxin: MSLIITDDCINCDVCEPECPNAAISQGEEIYVIDPNLCTQCVGHYDEPQCQQVCPVDCIPLDEAHPETEEQLMDKYRRITGKA; encoded by the coding sequence ATGTCCCTGATCATCACCGACGATTGCATCAACTGCGACGTCTGCGAACCCGAGTGCCCGAATGCCGCCATTTCCCAGGGCGAAGAGATCTACGTGATCGACCCGAACCTGTGCACCCAATGTGTCGGCCACTACGACGAACCCCAGTGCCAGCAAGTGTGCCCGGTCGACTGCATCCCGCTGGATGAAGCGCACCCGGAAACCGAAGAGCAGCTGATGGACAAGTATCGCCGGATCACCGGCAAGGCCTGA
- a CDS encoding hydrolase has protein sequence MDTSTAQPVAPFRPARGFGNPHLQTLWGPTLRRQPALVRERQRLWLADGDFMDLDWHGPHSPDSPLVLVLHGLTGSSNSHYVVGLQRALAAQGWASVAVNWRGCSGEPNLLARSYHSGSSEDLAEVIDHLHRHRPMAPLFAVGYSLGGNILLKHLGEAGSASQLQGAVAVSVPFRLDQCADRIGLGFSKVYQAHFMREMLAYVKDKQRRFQHEGKQDGLDTLSNLGPLNNLRTFWDFDGKVTAPLNGFTDAHDYYRRSSSGYYLAGNRTPTLIIQAEDDPFVFRHSLPQANELSASITLELHEHGGHVGFVEGRLGKPGYYLERRIPQWLMGLA, from the coding sequence GTGGACACGTCTACCGCGCAACCCGTTGCGCCTTTCCGCCCCGCCCGGGGCTTCGGCAACCCGCACCTGCAAACGCTCTGGGGCCCCACACTACGCCGCCAGCCTGCACTGGTGCGTGAACGTCAACGCCTGTGGCTGGCCGACGGCGACTTCATGGACCTGGACTGGCACGGGCCCCATAGCCCCGATAGCCCGCTGGTACTGGTGCTGCACGGCCTGACCGGCTCTTCCAACTCCCACTATGTGGTGGGCCTGCAGCGTGCATTGGCCGCGCAAGGCTGGGCCAGCGTGGCGGTCAACTGGCGAGGCTGCTCGGGCGAGCCCAACCTGCTGGCGCGCAGTTACCACTCCGGCAGCAGCGAAGACCTGGCGGAAGTCATCGACCACCTGCACCGCCATCGCCCCATGGCGCCACTGTTCGCCGTCGGCTATTCGCTGGGCGGCAACATTCTGCTCAAGCACCTGGGCGAAGCGGGCAGCGCCAGCCAACTGCAAGGCGCCGTGGCGGTGTCGGTGCCTTTTCGCCTGGATCAGTGCGCGGACCGTATCGGCCTCGGTTTTTCCAAGGTCTACCAAGCGCATTTCATGCGCGAAATGCTCGCCTACGTGAAAGACAAGCAGCGGCGCTTCCAGCACGAAGGCAAGCAGGACGGCCTTGACACCCTGAGCAACCTGGGGCCTTTGAACAACCTGCGCACCTTCTGGGACTTCGACGGCAAGGTCACCGCCCCCCTGAACGGTTTCACCGACGCCCACGACTACTACCGCCGCTCGTCCAGTGGCTATTACCTGGCGGGCAACCGAACGCCCACCCTGATCATCCAGGCCGAAGACGATCCCTTCGTGTTTCGCCACAGCCTGCCCCAGGCCAACGAGCTGTCCGCCAGCATTACCCTGGAACTGCATGAGCACGGGGGGCATGTGGGCTTCGTCGAGGGTCGCCTGGGCAAACCCGGTTACTACCTGGAGCGACGCATTCCACAGTGGCTGATGGGGCTGGCGTAA
- the rsmD gene encoding 16S rRNA (guanine(966)-N(2))-methyltransferase RsmD has product MANPSAKPVKHNGQGQLRIIGGQWRSRKLSFPDGPGLRPTPDRVRETLFNWLAPHVEGAKVLDPFCGSGALYLEALSRGASMGLALDSNAQAIASLRSNLDLLKCGTGQLLQSDALRYLETQAASAFNLVFLDPPFHQNLLAPACELLESRGWLSEGAWVYTESETPPSASGLPQNWRLHREKKAGQVYYALWQRG; this is encoded by the coding sequence ATGGCCAATCCTTCTGCAAAACCTGTGAAACACAACGGCCAGGGCCAGCTGCGCATCATTGGCGGCCAATGGCGCAGCCGCAAGCTGAGCTTTCCCGACGGCCCGGGCCTGCGCCCCACGCCGGACCGGGTGCGTGAAACCCTGTTCAACTGGCTGGCGCCCCATGTCGAAGGCGCCAAGGTGCTGGACCCGTTCTGCGGCAGCGGCGCGCTGTACCTGGAGGCCTTGTCGCGCGGCGCCAGCATGGGCCTGGCCCTGGACAGCAACGCCCAGGCCATCGCCAGCCTGCGCAGCAACCTGGACCTGCTCAAGTGCGGCACCGGCCAATTGCTGCAAAGCGATGCACTGCGCTACCTGGAGACCCAGGCGGCCAGCGCGTTCAACCTGGTGTTCCTCGACCCACCGTTCCACCAGAACCTGCTGGCGCCTGCCTGCGAGTTGCTGGAAAGCCGTGGCTGGTTGAGCGAAGGGGCCTGGGTGTACACCGAGAGCGAAACACCGCCTTCGGCATCGGGGCTGCCGCAGAACTGGCGGTTGCATCGGGAGAAGAAGGCCGGCCAGGTGTATTACGCGCTCTGGCAGCGTGGCTGA
- a CDS encoding TetR/AcrR family transcriptional regulator has protein sequence MAVRLKTRERIVQHSLELFNQQGERSVSTNHIAAHMEISPGNLYYHFANKQEIISALFDQYQALVDSFLRPPAGRVATVEDKGFYLRAVLAAMWHYRFLHRDLEHLLDSDPVLAERYRRFSQRCLVQGQLIYKGFVEAGILRMSEAQVEAVTLNAWIILTSWVRFLCTTRENASHLSEDAVRRGIYQVLVLELGYVAPPYQAAVDALCSEFHVSLNQALEQPD, from the coding sequence ATGGCTGTACGCCTCAAAACCCGTGAGCGCATCGTTCAGCACAGTCTGGAATTGTTCAACCAGCAGGGCGAGCGCAGTGTCAGCACCAACCACATTGCCGCGCACATGGAGATCTCGCCCGGCAACCTCTACTACCATTTCGCCAACAAGCAGGAAATCATCAGCGCGTTGTTCGACCAATACCAAGCCCTGGTGGATAGCTTCCTGCGCCCGCCCGCCGGGCGCGTGGCGACCGTTGAAGACAAAGGCTTCTACTTGCGGGCTGTGCTTGCGGCGATGTGGCACTACCGCTTCCTGCATCGAGACCTGGAGCACCTGCTGGACAGTGACCCGGTGCTCGCCGAACGCTATCGGCGGTTTTCCCAACGCTGCCTGGTTCAGGGGCAACTGATATACAAGGGCTTCGTGGAGGCAGGTATTCTGCGGATGAGCGAGGCCCAGGTCGAGGCGGTTACCCTCAACGCCTGGATCATCCTCACCTCGTGGGTACGATTTCTCTGCACCACGCGGGAAAACGCCAGCCATTTGAGTGAAGACGCCGTCCGTCGTGGCATTTATCAAGTGCTGGTGCTGGAGCTGGGGTACGTGGCACCGCCTTATCAGGCGGCCGTGGATGCCCTGTGCAGCGAATTTCATGTATCACTGAACCAGGCGCTGGAGCAGCCGGACTAA
- a CDS encoding helix-turn-helix transcriptional regulator, translating to MTELAGESIHFWQTPPLTGVELLSARYIEQRFVPHVHDGFVIGMIVDGAQRYRYRGADHLAPRGTLVLINPDEVHTGSKGHDQGWLYRAFYPQNTRLDSLMQELEISTCATHAFSETLYRDPDLVAGFYRLHRLLENGGEALEQQTLWREMMLTLFARHAKLRLPGDAGREPVAIAWAKELLLTHLAAPPSLEALAEAVHLSPFHFARCFRKATGLPPHAWLMQQRIARARALLREGCVPVQVATQLGFADQSHLSRQFKKVYGVGPRAYRDAGAQSPVARGR from the coding sequence ATGACCGAGCTAGCGGGCGAGTCCATCCACTTCTGGCAGACGCCGCCGCTGACGGGGGTGGAGTTGCTGTCGGCACGCTACATCGAGCAGCGGTTCGTGCCCCATGTGCACGACGGTTTCGTGATCGGCATGATCGTCGACGGTGCCCAGCGCTACCGTTACCGCGGCGCGGACCATCTGGCGCCGCGGGGCACCCTGGTGCTGATAAACCCGGATGAAGTGCACACCGGCAGCAAGGGCCACGACCAGGGCTGGCTGTACCGGGCTTTCTACCCGCAGAACACCCGGCTCGACAGCCTGATGCAGGAACTGGAGATCAGCACCTGCGCCACCCACGCATTCAGTGAAACCCTATACCGCGACCCCGACCTGGTCGCGGGGTTCTACCGCCTGCATCGCCTGCTGGAAAATGGCGGCGAGGCGCTGGAACAGCAAACCCTGTGGCGGGAAATGATGCTCACCCTGTTCGCCCGCCACGCCAAGCTGCGCTTGCCCGGCGACGCAGGCCGCGAACCCGTGGCCATCGCCTGGGCCAAGGAATTGCTGCTCACCCACTTGGCGGCGCCGCCTTCGCTAGAGGCGCTGGCCGAAGCGGTACACCTGTCACCCTTCCACTTCGCCCGCTGTTTTCGCAAGGCCACCGGCCTGCCGCCCCATGCCTGGCTGATGCAACAGCGCATCGCCCGGGCCCGCGCCTTGTTGCGCGAGGGCTGCGTACCGGTTCAAGTGGCCACGCAGCTGGGGTTCGCCGACCAGAGCCACCTGAGCCGCCAGTTCAAGAAGGTCTACGGCGTGGGGCCCCGCGCTTACCGTGATGCCGGGGCTCAGTCGCCGGTGGCCAGGGGCCGCTGA
- a CDS encoding coniferyl aldehyde dehydrogenase → MSAPLLEQPDAFALLEPLLQAQRQAFAANPMPPAAQRRQWLKSLRGMLVSEQQALIEALRSDFGNRSADETLLAELLPSLQGIQYASRHLKGWMKASRRTVGPAFQPASAKVVYQPLGVVGVIVPWNYPLFLAVGPLVGALAAGNRVMLKLSEATPATGILLKRLLERVFPTDHVCVVLGEADVGIAFSRLAFDHLLFTGATSIGRQVMRAAADNLTPVTLELGGKSPAIVSQDVPLKHAAERIAFGKTLNAGQTCVAPDYVLVPRQRMEAFVEAYRKAVLAFYPKVQGNPDYTSIINDRQLARLNRHVEDARAKGARVVDLYPPRENAGRCLAPQVLLGVNDQMTVMQDEIFGPLLPIVPYDQLDEALAYVNARPRPLALYYFGYDKGEQGKVLQHTHSGGVCLNDTLLQVAQEDLPFGGVGPSGMGHYHGHEGFLTFSKAKAVLAKRRFNAARLIYPPYGKALQRLVYRLFIR, encoded by the coding sequence ATGTCGGCCCCACTGCTGGAACAGCCTGATGCCTTCGCCCTGCTTGAGCCACTGCTGCAGGCTCAGCGCCAGGCCTTCGCCGCCAACCCGATGCCCCCGGCAGCCCAACGCCGGCAATGGCTGAAAAGCCTGCGCGGGATGCTGGTCAGTGAACAGCAGGCGTTGATCGAGGCACTGCGCAGCGATTTCGGCAACCGCAGCGCCGACGAGACGCTGCTGGCCGAACTGCTCCCCAGCCTGCAGGGCATCCAGTACGCCAGCCGCCACCTCAAGGGCTGGATGAAAGCTTCGCGGCGCACGGTCGGGCCGGCGTTTCAACCGGCTTCGGCCAAGGTGGTCTACCAGCCACTGGGCGTGGTAGGCGTCATCGTACCGTGGAACTACCCACTGTTTCTGGCCGTGGGACCGCTGGTGGGCGCGCTGGCGGCCGGCAACCGGGTGATGCTCAAACTGAGCGAAGCCACCCCTGCCACCGGCATCCTGCTCAAGCGCCTGCTGGAGCGCGTGTTCCCCACCGACCACGTGTGCGTCGTCCTGGGCGAGGCCGACGTGGGCATTGCCTTCTCGCGCCTGGCGTTCGACCACCTGTTGTTCACCGGGGCCACCAGCATCGGGCGGCAGGTGATGCGCGCCGCCGCCGACAATCTCACCCCGGTTACCCTGGAGCTGGGTGGCAAGTCGCCGGCCATCGTCAGCCAGGACGTGCCGCTCAAGCACGCCGCCGAACGTATCGCTTTCGGCAAGACCCTCAACGCCGGGCAAACCTGCGTTGCCCCCGACTATGTGCTGGTCCCGCGGCAACGCATGGAGGCGTTCGTGGAAGCCTATCGCAAGGCCGTGCTGGCCTTTTACCCGAAGGTGCAGGGTAACCCCGATTACACCTCCATCATCAATGACCGCCAGCTGGCCCGCCTCAACCGCCATGTGGAGGACGCCCGGGCCAAAGGTGCCCGCGTCGTCGACCTGTACCCGCCACGCGAAAACGCCGGGCGCTGCCTGGCGCCCCAGGTGCTGCTGGGCGTCAACGACCAGATGACGGTCATGCAGGACGAAATCTTCGGGCCACTGCTACCCATTGTCCCGTATGACCAGCTCGATGAGGCCCTGGCTTATGTCAATGCCCGCCCGCGCCCGCTGGCGCTGTACTATTTCGGCTACGACAAGGGCGAGCAGGGCAAGGTGCTGCAGCACACGCATTCCGGCGGGGTATGCCTGAACGATACCTTGCTGCAGGTGGCCCAGGAGGATCTGCCCTTTGGCGGCGTGGGGCCGTCAGGCATGGGACACTACCATGGCCACGAAGGCTTCCTGACGTTCAGCAAGGCCAAGGCGGTGCTCGCCAAGCGGCGCTTCAACGCCGCCAGGCTCATATACCCGCCATATGGGAAAGCGCTGCAACGGCTGGTCTACCGGCTGTTCATTCGCTAG
- the ftsY gene encoding signal recognition particle-docking protein FtsY, with product MFGSNDDKKSPEKKGLFGWLRKKPQQEVVEQPKAPETVAPELPVEVAPEPALAPAPQAVAEPEPAAAPAPAGLVLPVPEEPVALVPDLEPHAPPPIAPVAEVVAPVVEPVIEPALERAEPVPAPLVVPETAPAPVVAEPEPAPVHTPVAEVLPQPIPEPAPAPVAVPVLQPAPEPEPQPEPAGQADAGNKVGFFARLKQGLAKTSASLGEGMSFLFLGKKNIDDDLLEEIETRLLTADVGVEATSLIVQNLTQKVARKQLADADALYKSLQGELTDLLRPVEQPLKIASQNKPFVILVVGVNGAGKTTTIGKLAKKLQLEGKKVMLAAGDTFRAAAVEQLQVWGERNKIPVIAQHTGADSASVIFDAVQAAKARNIDVLIADTAGRLHTKDNLMEELKKVRRVIGKLDADAPHEVLLVLDAGTGQNAINQAKQFNQTVALTGLALTKLDGTAKGGVIFALAKQFGLPIRYIGVGEGIDDLRTFEAEPFVQALFAERERS from the coding sequence ATGTTTGGTTCCAACGACGACAAAAAGTCCCCCGAGAAGAAAGGCCTGTTCGGCTGGCTGCGCAAAAAGCCGCAGCAAGAAGTGGTCGAGCAGCCCAAAGCCCCTGAAACCGTGGCTCCCGAGCTCCCCGTCGAGGTAGCGCCCGAGCCAGCACTGGCGCCTGCGCCTCAGGCGGTGGCCGAGCCCGAGCCGGCTGCCGCCCCTGCACCGGCCGGCCTGGTGCTGCCGGTGCCGGAAGAGCCCGTGGCCCTGGTGCCAGACCTGGAACCCCACGCACCGCCGCCGATCGCGCCGGTAGCTGAAGTGGTGGCGCCCGTCGTCGAGCCGGTCATCGAGCCTGCTCTCGAACGGGCCGAGCCGGTGCCCGCGCCCCTGGTGGTCCCTGAAACGGCCCCTGCGCCTGTCGTCGCCGAGCCCGAGCCGGCGCCAGTTCATACGCCCGTGGCCGAAGTGCTGCCGCAGCCTATTCCAGAGCCTGCCCCGGCCCCAGTGGCGGTGCCCGTGCTGCAGCCAGCCCCCGAGCCTGAGCCCCAGCCGGAACCCGCTGGCCAGGCTGACGCCGGCAACAAGGTCGGCTTCTTTGCCCGCCTCAAGCAGGGCCTGGCCAAGACCAGCGCCAGCCTGGGCGAGGGCATGTCGTTCCTGTTCCTGGGCAAGAAGAACATCGATGACGACCTGCTCGAAGAAATCGAGACTCGCCTCCTGACCGCCGACGTCGGCGTCGAGGCAACCTCGCTGATCGTGCAGAACCTCACCCAGAAGGTTGCCCGCAAGCAGTTGGCCGATGCCGACGCGCTGTACAAGTCGCTGCAGGGCGAGCTTACCGACCTGCTGCGCCCGGTCGAGCAACCCCTGAAGATTGCCTCGCAGAACAAGCCGTTCGTGATCCTGGTGGTAGGCGTCAACGGTGCCGGCAAGACCACCACCATCGGCAAGCTGGCCAAAAAGCTGCAACTGGAAGGCAAGAAGGTCATGTTGGCCGCCGGCGATACCTTCCGTGCCGCCGCCGTGGAACAGCTGCAGGTATGGGGTGAGCGCAACAAGATCCCGGTCATCGCCCAGCACACCGGCGCCGACTCGGCCTCGGTGATCTTCGACGCCGTGCAGGCTGCCAAGGCCCGTAACATCGATGTGCTGATCGCCGATACCGCTGGCCGCCTGCACACCAAAGACAACCTGATGGAAGAGCTGAAGAAGGTGCGTCGTGTCATCGGAAAACTCGACGCCGATGCGCCTCACGAAGTGCTGCTGGTCCTCGACGCCGGTACCGGCCAGAACGCCATCAACCAGGCCAAGCAGTTCAACCAGACCGTGGCCCTGACCGGCCTGGCCCTGACCAAGCTGGATGGCACCGCCAAGGGTGGGGTGATCTTCGCCCTGGCCAAGCAGTTCGGCCTGCCCATTCGCTACATCGGCGTGGGCGAGGGCATCGACGATTTGCGTACCTTTGAAGCAGAACCCTTTGTCCAGGCATTGTTTGCCGAGCGGGAGCGTTCATGA